The following nucleotide sequence is from Pseudomonas sp. RC10.
CAGCATGTGGCCGAAACCGGCGTTGTTGACCAGCACGTCCAAACGCCCGAATTTATCCACCGCAGCCTGCACGGCGGCCTTCGCAGCAGCAGAGTCAGTGACATCCAGCTCAAAGGGCAGGATCTGCGACGGATAACGCTCCACCAGATCATCGAGGCGTTGAATGTTGCGGGCGGCGGCAAGCAGCCGGTCGCCGGAGGCCAGGACGGCTTCTGCAATGTTGCGACCCAGACCGGCGGCGCTTCCGGTAATCAACCAGACGTTGGACATGGTGTCTCTCCTGTAGCGGGTAAGATTGTGAGTAAGTAATCACTCATTTATCAGCAAAAAAAATCAGTCTCTTGCAATTGCATTCCAGAACGCCACAAAACCTGCTTCGCAGTAACGCTCGGCGTGCTCGGGCTCATTGCTCATGAAATCCATGGTGGTGTCGGCCAGCGACCGCATGATCGCCGCGGCGAAAGCCGGAGGTTGGTCGCGAAAGGCGTTGCACGACGAGCCTTCGTGGAGCAGGGCGCTGATGTCGTTGAAGGCCTCGCTGCCTGCGACGCGGGTGGTGTCGGTGATGCGATCAGACATCATCAGCAACGCCATGGCCTTGCGTTTTTCAGCGTTTGCCGCGCCCCAGCCAACGTAGGTGTGCCAGGCGTGGTGCAGGCGGGATTTGACGTCCTTGTCCTTGGGATAACCGGGGATCATCGCGTCGCGCAGTTGGGCTTTGAGTTCCAGATAGACCTGGTTGAGCAGGTCGTCCTTGGTCTCGAAATAATTGAACAGCGTCCCCTCGGCCACCCCCGCGCCTTTGGCGATTTTTGACGTCGGCGCCCCCAGTCCCTGCTCGGCGAACACCCGCAGGGCAGAATCGATCAGGGCGTTGCGCTTGTCTTCGCTTTTCGGGCGGGCCATGGAAACATCATGTAATGAGTGAGTAGGCGCTCATTTATACGTGCAGACATGTTTCTCTGCAAGTGGCATCTGACTGCCCTGACGGATGGCACAGCTCCTATCGATTGCGCACGACCTGTGGGAGCGAATTCATTCGCGAAAAAGATCAGGCGGCGGGGACGTGTCGGATATACCCCGGTTGCTCTGTGGGCACATCGGTCACCGCGCAAACGCATGCCCATCGCCCACTTCCGCCGGGTAGAACTCGCCTTGAAGCCCCAGATCCTGCAGCCGCTGGCGCACGTCGTTTTCGACCTCAAGCACTTCTTCGGGATTGTCGATGTCGTCGACCACCAGCCAGACACCGTGCATGTTCTGGTCGTGGCAGCCTTCGCTCATCATGTCGTGGGTGAAGGCCAGTTCGGAACGCCAGAGGCATAGTTCGTCTTCTTTATGCCCGCTTTCCGCCAGCGCCTGCGCTGATGTCAGCCAGACTTCCTTGTAGGGCCGCAGGTCTGCTTCAACGACTTCTTGCAGAGTGATCACTGTCTTCATGTCGGGGCTCCAGGGTCAGTGCTTATTGTGTGACGCGCAACGGACGGGCTGCGTTCCCCCGAACCTGTCCCGCCAGACGAAATGGCCATTGAACCGACGCCGACCTTGCCGGTCGATCAATCAATGTCCGATCGAGGGGCTGGCCATGACTCATTCAACGCTGTTCACCCGCAGGCGCTTGCTGACCCTCGCGGCAGGGGTTTCAGCGGCGCTGGTGTTCGACTCGGCCGCCGCTGGCGCCGCTTCATCCTCACAGGCGACAACGCCTGGCACTCAAGGAGGTCGCAAGATGCTCACCCGAAACATTCCTTCCAGTGGCGAAGCCCTGCCGATGATCGGCGTCGGCACGTATCGCGGCTTCGACGTTGCGCCAGGGAGTAATGAATACAAGGCACTGCCCCACGTCCTTGATGAGCTGTTCATGGCCGGGGGCACGGTGATCGACAGTTCCCCCATGTACGGCCGGGCCGAGCAAACCACGGGCGAACTGCTGTCGATTCATCAGCCGCGTTCCCCGGCGTTTCTCGCCACCAAGGTGTGGACCCGTGGGAAGCGGGAGGGCATCGCGCAGATGGAGGATTCCTTTCGCCTGTTGCAGACCGACCGTATCGACCTGATGCAAATCCACAACCTGCTGGACTGGAAAACCCACCTGCCGACCTTGCGTGAGTGGAAAGAGCAAGGCCGCATTCGCTACATCGGCATCACCCACTACACCTCGTCGGCCTATGACGAAGTGGAAGCGGTGCTCAAGGCTGAGCAGCTGGATTTTCTGCAGATCAATTACGCGCTGGACGACCGGGCGGTGGAGGCGCGGCTGTTGCCCTTGTGTCGCGAGCGTGGAGTGGCGGTCATCTGCAATCGACCGTTTGGCGGGGGTGGGTTGCTCGGGCGTCTGAAAGACAAGCCGCTGCCCGGCTGGGCGGGGGAAGTGCAGGCGACCAGTTGGGCGCAACTGGCGCTGAAGTTTCTGATCTCCCACCCCGCCGTCACCTGCGCCATTCCGGGGACGGGCAATCCCAAGTACATGAAGGACAACGCGGGCGCGGCGATGGGGCCGTTGTTGACCGATGCGCAGCGGCAGCAGTTGATTGCGCTGGTGGGGTGAAAATCCCTCTGAGCTTCAGGCGGTTACGACAGGGTAGGGCGCGCTGGGCGAAAGCGTCGGTTCACAAACCGATGCTGCACTTGAAAAACGCCTTCGCTGCCGTCGTAACCTCCGGCGTCTCCCACAGGTTGGATCGACGTCTCACTTGGTGTGGAGTTTTGGAGGTTACGACGACAGTGAGTGCCTTAATGCTTCACCGGCGCAGGCAGCGTCACCAGGTTCACGTATTCATCCCAGAACTTCGGCTGGTCCACGGCGTACACCACCTTGGCCTTTTGCGTTCCCGCAGGCGCGCCTTTTTTGTAGCCCAACGAGCGGCCATAGTCGGGGCCAAAATGGGTGTCGATGTCGATCCACTCATCTTTCGACTCGGTCACCAGGTCCGGGTGCACCAGATACAGCGCGGGCAGGCTGTCCCACGTGAAGCTGTTGTAGTTCGGGTCCTTGGTGAACTCAGGGCCAAGCACGGTTTTGTACAGGTCCGGGATCACACCGCTTTTACTGACGATGCGCTGGTACACCGACGCATTGAAGGTGACCTTTTCGCACACGTCGTTCGGAAAGATCACGTGTTCAATGGGTGAGCGCAGGACGATCTTCGCGGCCTCCGGATCGAACCACCAGTTGAACTCCGCCGCAGGCGTTGTATTGCCAGGGATTTCGAAGGCGCCGCCCATGTACACGATGCGTTTGATCAGCGGCACGATCTCCGGCGCGCTGCGAATCGCCAGGGCGATGTTCGTCAGTGGGCCGACGGCGAGAATCGTCACTTCATGGGGGTTCTTCTTCACACTGTCGACGATGAACTGGGCTGCGGATTCTTGGCGCAGTTTTGTGTGGGTCGCCAGACCGTCCGGCGGCGCGATCAATTCTGAGGCCGAGATCGGGCGAGGGTGTTTGAACGCCCCCGGCCAGCCTGCGCCGAACAGGGCCTTTTCCTGTTCATAGGTGGCGAAGTCGTGAAGCAGCGGGTAGGCCGCGCCTGAGTACACGCCGATCTCCTTTTCCACCCCCATGCGCTCGACGGCCTTGAGGGCATCGACCTGTTCCTGATCGACCCAGGCGTTGCCGCTGACCAGCGTCATGCCCAGCAGGTCGATACGCTTCTGCGCGTGCAGCTGCGCCAGCATGATGAAGGCCTGACCGTCGTCGTTGAGCACGTTGAAATCGGTATCGAAGATGACTTTTTCGGCGGCTTGCAGCGAGGTCGCGGAGAGCCCCAGAGTCAGGGCCAGGGCACAGCGTTTGAGGAATGCCTGCATCATGTTTTCCTTTTGAATACGACATGGCTGACGAGCGCTGACCTTGTGGGAGCGAATTTATTCGCGAGGCGGTCGATCAAACGCTCCATCTCTTTCGTCTGATCAATCGCTATCCCGAATGAGTTCGGTCCCACAGGTGGAATGGGGCGCCGCTTTCTATCGATTCACCAACTTCGCTGGCAATGCCACCACCAATAAGCTGCTGAGAATCAGGCACCCGGCAAAGAACCACAACGCCCCCGCGCTGCTGCCGGTGACGTCGATGGCGATGCCCATCATCGAGTTGCTCACCAGTCCCGCGATGTTCGCCAGCGAGCAGGCCAGCGCAAAGCCTGTCGCGGCAGCGCGGCCTTTGAGGAAGGTCGCGGGCAGGCTGAAGAACACCGGCACCGCGCCGATGATCGCTGCCGAGGCAATCGCGAACAGCACCACCGTCGCAACGACGTTATGGGTAAAGAACGGGCTGGCGGCCATGGCCACGGCGCCGATCCAGAACGGCACGATGATGTGCCAGCGACGCTCACGGCGGCGGTCGGAACTGGCACCGATCATCAGCATGCCGATCAGCGCCGCAACGCTGGGCAGTGCCGTCAACACGCCGATGTGAAAGGTGTCGGTGACCCCGGCGTTCTTGATGAAGGTCGGCATCCAGAAACCCATGGCGTACGCGCTGAGGAGGATCGAGAAGTCGATACCGCCGAGCATCCACACTTTCAGGTTGAAGAAGCCGTCACGGAAGCTGTGCTTGCTGTCCTTGCCCTCGGCATCGTCCAGACGCAGTTCGCCTTCGAGCAATGCCTGCTCAGTGGTGTTCAGCCATTTGGCGTCTTTCGGGCCGTTCGGCAAGGCCCAGAAGGTCAGCACGCCGAGCAACATGCTCGGGATGCCTTCGATCAGGAACAGCCACTGCCAGCCGCGCAGCCCGGCAGACTGATCAAAATGCCCCATGATCCAGCCCGACAGCGGGCCGCCGATGACGCTGGACAGCGGCAGGCCGATCATGAACAGCGCAATGATGCGGCCGCGACGGTAGGTCGGGAACCACGTGGTCAGGTAGAACAGCACCCCTGGCAAAAAGCCGGCCTCGGCGGCACCGAGGAAGAAACGCAGGACATAAAACTGCATCGGGGTGCTGACGAACAGGGTGCACACCGACAGCGCGCCCCAGGTGATCATGATCCGGGCGATCCAGATCTTCGCCCCGACTTTCTCCAGCACCAGATTGCTCGGCACTTCAAAGAGGATATAGCCGACGAAAAACAGCCCGGCGCCGAGGCCGAACGCAGTTTCGCTGAAGTGCAGTTGGTCAAGCATCTGCAATTTGGCAAAGCCAATGTTGATGCGGTCCAGGTAGGCAGCCAGGTAGCAGAAACACAGGAACGGAATGAGCTTCCAGGTGATCTTGTGGTACAGCGCTTTGATCGGGTCCGCAGCGTCTGTCGCGGCGGTTTCTACATTCGCAGAGGGCATGGGTGTCTCCTGGCGTCGTTAGTTGCGAGCGGCAAGGGGCAAGCTGCAAGCTTCAAGCTTCAAGCTGCAAGAGAAGAGCAAGGTTGCGTCGCGCTTAAGCTCTAGCTTCTAGCTTCTAGCTTCTAGCTTCTAGCTTCTAGCTTCTAGCTTCTAGCTTGTAGCTCATAGCTCCCGGCGTGTAGCTCGAAACTGCTCCATCGCCGCGTGTTTGCTGACGACGTCGCCGTACTTGCTGTCGATGTCGAACAGGTTGGCTTCGTGGGGATCGGGATGGCGGTCGCCGACGCATTCGCGCACGACGATGGTCCTGAACCCGTGCTGCACGGCGTCCACGGCGGTGGCGCGGATGCAGCCGCTGGTGGAGCAACCGGCCAGCACCACGGTGTCGATGCCTTGAGCGTGCAGCATCGATGCCAGCGAGGTGCCGAAAAACGAGCTGGCGTATTGCTTGCTGATCACCACTTCCTCGGGCAACGGCAGGACCTCTTGGCAGAAGGCCGCGAGGGGGTTGCCCTCGACCATGTCTTTCATCACCGGCGCTTTTTTCACCCACATGCCGCCGTCGGCGAAATGCGTCGGGTGGTAGCGGATGTTGGTGTGCACCACCGGGATGCCGTGCTGCCGCGCACTGGCCAGCAGCTCTACGCTCTC
It contains:
- a CDS encoding N-carbamoylsarcosine amidohydrolase; translation: MTEHQSADANYQGVWGNRIGFGQKPALLMIDFMQGYTQPGAPLFAPGVVSAVAESVELLASARQHGIPVVHTNIRYHPTHFADGGMWVKKAPVMKDMVEGNPLAAFCQEVLPLPEEVVISKQYASSFFGTSLASMLHAQGIDTVVLAGCSTSGCIRATAVDAVQHGFRTIVVRECVGDRHPDPHEANLFDIDSKYGDVVSKHAAMEQFRATRREL
- a CDS encoding TetR/AcrR family transcriptional regulator, with the protein product MARPKSEDKRNALIDSALRVFAEQGLGAPTSKIAKGAGVAEGTLFNYFETKDDLLNQVYLELKAQLRDAMIPGYPKDKDVKSRLHHAWHTYVGWGAANAEKRKAMALLMMSDRITDTTRVAGSEAFNDISALLHEGSSCNAFRDQPPAFAAAIMRSLADTTMDFMSNEPEHAERYCEAGFVAFWNAIARD
- a CDS encoding aldo/keto reductase, with protein sequence MTHSTLFTRRRLLTLAAGVSAALVFDSAAAGAASSSQATTPGTQGGRKMLTRNIPSSGEALPMIGVGTYRGFDVAPGSNEYKALPHVLDELFMAGGTVIDSSPMYGRAEQTTGELLSIHQPRSPAFLATKVWTRGKREGIAQMEDSFRLLQTDRIDLMQIHNLLDWKTHLPTLREWKEQGRIRYIGITHYTSSAYDEVEAVLKAEQLDFLQINYALDDRAVEARLLPLCRERGVAVICNRPFGGGGLLGRLKDKPLPGWAGEVQATSWAQLALKFLISHPAVTCAIPGTGNPKYMKDNAGAAMGPLLTDAQRQQLIALVG
- a CDS encoding MFS transporter; this translates as MPSANVETAATDAADPIKALYHKITWKLIPFLCFCYLAAYLDRINIGFAKLQMLDQLHFSETAFGLGAGLFFVGYILFEVPSNLVLEKVGAKIWIARIMITWGALSVCTLFVSTPMQFYVLRFFLGAAEAGFLPGVLFYLTTWFPTYRRGRIIALFMIGLPLSSVIGGPLSGWIMGHFDQSAGLRGWQWLFLIEGIPSMLLGVLTFWALPNGPKDAKWLNTTEQALLEGELRLDDAEGKDSKHSFRDGFFNLKVWMLGGIDFSILLSAYAMGFWMPTFIKNAGVTDTFHIGVLTALPSVAALIGMLMIGASSDRRRERRWHIIVPFWIGAVAMAASPFFTHNVVATVVLFAIASAAIIGAVPVFFSLPATFLKGRAAATGFALACSLANIAGLVSNSMMGIAIDVTGSSAGALWFFAGCLILSSLLVVALPAKLVNR
- a CDS encoding nucleoside hydrolase encodes the protein MQAFLKRCALALTLGLSATSLQAAEKVIFDTDFNVLNDDGQAFIMLAQLHAQKRIDLLGMTLVSGNAWVDQEQVDALKAVERMGVEKEIGVYSGAAYPLLHDFATYEQEKALFGAGWPGAFKHPRPISASELIAPPDGLATHTKLRQESAAQFIVDSVKKNPHEVTILAVGPLTNIALAIRSAPEIVPLIKRIVYMGGAFEIPGNTTPAAEFNWWFDPEAAKIVLRSPIEHVIFPNDVCEKVTFNASVYQRIVSKSGVIPDLYKTVLGPEFTKDPNYNSFTWDSLPALYLVHPDLVTESKDEWIDIDTHFGPDYGRSLGYKKGAPAGTQKAKVVYAVDQPKFWDEYVNLVTLPAPVKH